The DNA segment ATATTGCCGTCGACGAGCAGGTTGAAGACGAGGATCGGCATGCCGTTGTCCATGCACAGTGAGAACGCCGTCGCATCGGCCACCGCCAGCCCCCGATCGATGACCTCACGGTGGGTGATGGCCGTGAGCAACTCGGCATTCGGTTCCTTGCGGGGGTCTGCGGTGTAGACGCCGTCGACGGCCTTGGCCATCAACACGACCTCCGCGCCGATCTCCAGCGCCCGCTGGGCGGCGGTGGTGTCGGTGGAGAAGTACGGCAGCCCCATACCGGCGCCGAAGATCACGACACGGCCCTTCTCGAGGTGGCGGACCGCCCGCAGCGGGATGTAGGGCTCGGCGACCTGGCCCATCGTGATGGCCGTCTGCACGCGGGTGTCGATACCTTCCTTCTCCAGGAAGTCCTGCAGCGCCAGGCTGTTCATCACCGTGCCGAGCATGCCCATGTAGTCGCTGCGCGTCCGTTCCATCCCGCGCTGCTGCAGCTGGGCGCCGCGGAAGAAGTTCCCGCCGCCGATGACGACGGCGACCTGAACACCGCTGCGCACGACCTCGGCGATCTGGCGCGCCACGAGGTGCACGACGTCGGGATCGAGGCCGACCGCCCCGCCACCGAACATCTCACCGCCCAGTTTGAGCAGCACTCGCGTGTACAGCGGCCGGATCTCGCCGACTGTCGCGCCGGCGCCGTGGGTGTTGTTCGGCTCCGACATCGGTCTTGCGGCCTCCTCGCTACGACGTACCGGGCGCTCCCCCAGGTGGCACACCCATCCTGCCTCATGCGGGGTCGCCGATGTGGCCGGGGCGGATGAATTCGCCCCGGCGACCGGTCGGCCGTGGTGGTCAGCCGAGGTGGGCGGAAAGCAGCCAGGCCGGCACCGACTTGCGCCCGTTCGGCTCGTCACGGATGTCGGTGAACCCCATCCCGGCCCCCTCGGCGACCTGCGGCGGGAAGTTGGCGTGGATGCGCGCGGGCCGGACCTCGTCGATCTGCCAGAACTTCCCGACCACGTCGCGCAGTTCGTCCTGCGTCACCGGGTTCGCCGGCCCCATCGACGGCACCCCGGCCGCGTCGAAGACCAGCACGAAGTAGCTCGCGCCGGGGGCCGCCGCGCGCACGATCGAACGCTGGTAGCCCTCGCGCAGTTCGACCGGCATGGAGTGGAACAGTGTGCTGTCGACGATCGTGCCGAACCGGCCGTCGTATCCGGTGAAGTCGCTGATGTCGGCGACCTCGAAGGTCGCGTTGGTCAGGCCGCGGCGGGCCGCCTCGGCCCGGGCCAGCTCGATGCCGGTGGGCGCCAGGTCGAGCCCGACGGTGGTGAACCCACGCTCGGCGAGGTACAGCGCCGTCGCCGCCTCTCCACAACCGGCGTCGAGCACGTCGCCGTGGAACCTGCCCGCGTCGATCAACGCCGCGATCTCGGGCTGCGGCTCGCCGATGCTCCAGGGCGGGCGCACCCCCTCGAATTCCGGGGCGTCGCCGCGGTAGGCCGATTCGAACATCTCTGCGGGATTGGTCATACACCCGTTGATATCAATCTGATTGATACATGTCAATATGCTTGATATGACGGATCCGCTCGAGGACCAGCCACTCGGCTTCCTGCTGTACCGGGTGGCCAACGCGCTGCGCGGTGACGTGTCCTCCTCCGTGCTCGAGCCGCTGGGGCTGAGTTTCCCGCAGTACATCTGCCTGCGGATGCTGTCGCGGCGCCCGGGCCGCTCCAACGCCGAGCTGGCGCGGGACACCGGC comes from the Mycolicibacterium litorale genome and includes:
- the pyrH gene encoding UMP kinase yields the protein MSEPNNTHGAGATVGEIRPLYTRVLLKLGGEMFGGGAVGLDPDVVHLVARQIAEVVRSGVQVAVVIGGGNFFRGAQLQQRGMERTRSDYMGMLGTVMNSLALQDFLEKEGIDTRVQTAITMGQVAEPYIPLRAVRHLEKGRVVIFGAGMGLPYFSTDTTAAQRALEIGAEVVLMAKAVDGVYTADPRKEPNAELLTAITHREVIDRGLAVADATAFSLCMDNGMPILVFNLLVDGNIARAVAGEKIGTLVTT
- a CDS encoding class I SAM-dependent methyltransferase, coding for MTNPAEMFESAYRGDAPEFEGVRPPWSIGEPQPEIAALIDAGRFHGDVLDAGCGEAATALYLAERGFTTVGLDLAPTGIELARAEAARRGLTNATFEVADISDFTGYDGRFGTIVDSTLFHSMPVELREGYQRSIVRAAAPGASYFVLVFDAAGVPSMGPANPVTQDELRDVVGKFWQIDEVRPARIHANFPPQVAEGAGMGFTDIRDEPNGRKSVPAWLLSAHLG